In the Ctenopharyngodon idella isolate HZGC_01 chromosome 21, HZGC01, whole genome shotgun sequence genome, GTGTGGCATATCAGAGAATGCCTGCGACCGGTACATGCCTCGTTTTGGCCTCCAGAAGCTCCAGCGCTTCCTTATCCTGCTTTGATCTCATAACCAATTTGCTGTTCTGGTATGGCAGTAGGTCCATTttgcgtcggtttggtgtgtcagggcaactttggacacagacgctgccgacgtgagccaaccccgcagtctgctttcatcgCCACTAGTTCCTcagcgtcggcttggtgtgttccaggcTTAAGAGAGCTGTGCATAAACAGATGCCCACGAACCTCACACAACGTTGTAAAGAAGAGTGGGCAAAAATTCCTCCACAACGATTTGAGAGactgataaagtcatacagaaaattattatttcaagTTATTGCTGCTAAAGGTGGTTCAACAAGCAATTAAATCATAGGGTGTACTTAATTTGTCACACATGGCTTAtccattttggctttattttcgttaaataaataatgacagtgtaatatgtaatgtgttgttgttcatctgaggttgtgtttacctaattttaagaccttctaaagaccagatgattttttattatgtcctgatacaTAAAACCATAGAATTCAAAAGGGTGAATTCACatgactgcattttttttttagcattattcACTTTTTAGTCTGtataatatgtttaaaaaacacataaGATATTCCAAAATCAGCCCTCATAAAATCTAGCAGCAAACTCAAATGAACAGATGTAGGTGTAAAGCTGTTTGCATTTTGACCTTCTGCATGTCAAGCGTTGGGTTTTTATGAAAATGTCACTAGATATTTCTAGGTAGTTTCCAATTGAGAAGTTCATTGTTTACTAAAGTTATATGGTACTGAAGCTTAAAAagtttaaagtattttaaaaattaatttaaagtaatttaataagCTTCTTTTAGAATATAtcttttgggaaatgcaataatacagtaaaattacaaaaaaaaatatccagtaAAAATTTCATAAAATTTTTCTTGTATCAAAAATTGGTTAATTACCCATTgtaaaagaagatttttagtcAGCTTGAGCTGTGCAATATTTCCAAtgtttgtaattatatttccaTTTGCCTTTTAGGTCCATGTTGGGTCGAATTACCACCCAGGCCTTCAATTTTGACCAATCTTTCCAGCCTTATAGGAGCAATGACTTTGCCTGGGTAAATATTCACACATTAATTTCATCTTGCACACAGCAACATTAAATAGTATATGataatatacagtgctcagggtaaatgagtacaccccctttgaaaagtaacattttaaacaatatctcaatgaacacaaaaacaatttccaaaatgttgacaagactaagttttatataacagctgtttaaattataacatgaaagtaaggttaacaAGCTAGATCAGCAAGaagaaggctacaagaagatcagcaaagctttacttatcagtcagaatattgtaacaaaaatttaaaaaagatggaactgcaaccatctcacagagacgtccaggtcatcCATGGAAGTTAACACcacgacaggagcgtcttctgatgagaagggttgaaggaaatcggcatgcaagttcactgcagttatctaaagaagtagaaagccaaactggggtggcTATTTCCCGTGACGCAATACAGCGTACAccgcagaggaatggcatgcatgggtgccgtccacaaaagaagcctctcctaaagcccaggcacaaaaaagcccacctagagtttgccagggcccatgctgacaaagatgaagactactgggactctatactctggagtgatgagaccaagataaactcatttttgcatcaccctaatttgagtaaaactgaaaattttgttctctaagttatattattaaccttactttcatgttataagttaaacagatgttacattaaacttagtcttgtcaacattttggaaatggtttttgtgttcattgagatattgtttaaaatgttacttttcaatgggggtgtactcatttacgctgagcactgtatatatatttttcagaatTTCTTTCAAGATCCGTGCGTGAAGAACAATTTAAAGGTACTTGATTCCTCTGGATCATGGACACTGCTGGGTATGTTAATGTCAAAATGATAAGGCATATTGTATTCATTcacaatgttttatattatctCCTTTCATATAGGCTGATAATGGCTTTTTGCCCATCCACAGGTAGAGACATCACACATGTAAATGTTGAAGTTGTTCCATGCACAAAAGTGTCAGTGGACATATTCGATCCAATTTACTCAAATGGAATTTTGCGTCCCTCCGGCCACATTGTCAAATGTTACCATGAAGTATGCCCTGACTTTGATGAGTTAAGGATGGTATggattattttatcatttagcCTAACATTGATGCTCTCAAACATATCTGAATTTTATAtctaaatgtttgtttgaacttTGATCTCCTTTGTTTGACATGCTTCCTGACAGCTTTTGCTTGAAGAAGACTCTGACAATTATCATATAATCAGTCCAAGTGATCGGCAGGAATTTTTGTTCAGACTGTTCAAGCATATGGTCTTAGGTGGTGAACTGTGCCAATATGAGGATGTCATTGAACCTTACACTGAGACAGTAAAATTGATGTACAAAGACTTGGTCAGGTGAGAATTTTTATGTTGCATTCTTATATTTCACATTTCACCATGCACAATACCTGATCAATTGTATGGTAGTCATATGATAAACACCCGATTCACGTGTCTTCCACAGCGTTCAGAAGGATCCACATACAAAAGAGATCAGTGTGGTCACAACAATCTTGAAAGTTTCTGCTCACGTATGTACCTTAACTGACCTCTTCTGCACCATTGTccttaaaggtgcactcaggatttttttccttattaaatatatgttaacattgctatttttgtttattaggaTCACGGTGG is a window encoding:
- the cfap300 gene encoding cilia- and flagella-associated protein 300 isoform X2, with the translated sequence MSTESPERKHRRGRRRNDRSHMSMLGRITTQAFNFDQSFQPYRSNDFAWNFFQDPCVKNNLKVLDSSGSWTLLGRDITHVNVEVVPCTKVSVDIFDPIYSNGILRPSGHIVKCYHEVCPDFDELRMLLLEEDSDNYHIISPSDRQEFLFRLFKHMVLGGELCQYEDVIEPYTETVKLMYKDLVSVQKDPHTKEISVVTTILKVSAHDHGGLCYPCATDNEQTFAYLCIDPFKRHVYVLYHSFGIGDFSGN
- the cfap300 gene encoding cilia- and flagella-associated protein 300 isoform X1, encoding MSTESPERKHRRGRRRNDRSHICHGNQWTTGSMAEEKLSFEQAFTFNQLSTKKFTFQQDPEISRLLMKWSMLGRITTQAFNFDQSFQPYRSNDFAWNFFQDPCVKNNLKVLDSSGSWTLLGRDITHVNVEVVPCTKVSVDIFDPIYSNGILRPSGHIVKCYHEVCPDFDELRMLLLEEDSDNYHIISPSDRQEFLFRLFKHMVLGGELCQYEDVIEPYTETVKLMYKDLVSVQKDPHTKEISVVTTILKVSAHDHGGLCYPCATDNEQTFAYLCIDPFKRHVYVLYHSFGIGDFSGN